CCTTAACTCAGGGAGCGGTTCGAATATAGGCGGCGGGTACTCTTGCACGAACAGCAATTCCCGACGCTGCTGGCGCGGCTCAACTGCGCCCGCTGAATAAGAGTCCCAGAAACACTCGACCTTCTCTTGCTCACCAAGAATCATGTATATGGATGGGCCGCCGCGCGCGTAGTTTGCAAAGGCTCTTAAAGCGGCGTCAATTCGAGTTTCAATCAAGGTGATGTGACCTAAAAGAGCGACCCCCAGCAATCGCCCTTCCATATCGCGACAGCCGTAGAACTTCCCTCTATTAAAATCGCTAACCAGGCCGTTCTGTTTGATGAAGCCTTTCATGAAGACTGTGTGGATGGGGCGAGCGGATAAGAAATCCCAGACTTCAGCCTCATCGCTGGCGGAAAGCGCGCGCACGCTTAATGCGTTTGCAGTCGCCAAGCCCGGCTGAAGGCCAGCAACCATATTTGGTTTTGCAAAAAGAGACTGCATCTAGTTTTCCTCAATGGTGTTTTTTGCCATCAAAAGGTGCAATCAGGCAGCAGCCGGAATCGTTGGCTATCTGACTAGTTCCGCGCTCTTGTTTCTGTCGCAGGTATCTGTAAGCGAGGGGGCGCTGATTATTGCTCAGGGCCGCCCTCTACTATCACAGGCATTGAGGGCGTATCGTCTCCGGCTACCATAGCGGTCATTGATTGCAACTCTGCGTCGCCCCACAATTCACCATTGCCTAAGAGCATGCCATCGCTCCTGACAACGCCGTTCCCTATGAGCATGCCGTTTCCTAAGAGCATGCCGTTGCCGAGCAGCATTCCGCAGCTCAAAAGCGGAGTGCCGTTTCCTAAGAGCATGCCGTTGCTGAGCATGATGTTATTGCCCAGCAGCATTCCGTTCGATATCAACTGC
The DNA window shown above is from Blastocatellia bacterium and carries:
- a CDS encoding GNAT family N-acetyltransferase, translating into MQSLFAKPNMVAGLQPGLATANALSVRALSASDEAEVWDFLSARPIHTVFMKGFIKQNGLVSDFNRGKFYGCRDMEGRLLGVALLGHITLIETRIDAALRAFANYARGGPSIYMILGEQEKVECFWDSYSAGAVEPRQQRRELLFVQEYPPPIFEPLPELRVATPDDLRILLPIYGQMHSQESGVNPLEVDPQGFSERWLRRIEQKQAWVWIKGEKLIFNADIMCDTPDCTYLEGIYVAPNMRGKGYGLRCMSHLSHMLLARARSLCLLCDDQNSAATNFFQKAGYDTAGYYKTIFLSWKS